Within Epilithonimonas zeae, the genomic segment TTTTTCAAAAACCTCTTCCTGTTCATCGTTAGAAATCTCGAATTGGTCTTCTTTATCTTCATTCCTTACAACCAACGAAATCCAAATCGGAAAATGATCAGAATCTACAGATTTCATTACTTTCATATCGACCAATCGAAAATGCGGGCTTACGAAAAAATGGTCAAGAGGCCAACGCAAAAACCAATATTTGACGTGAAATGTATTGAACATTCCCCGTCCACGCCGAGGGTCAAGCATTCCACTGGATTTTAGAAATAACTTAGTCGTTCTGGACCAGGCGACATCATTCAAATCTCCAAAAACAATGGAAGGTTTACCGTAATTTCTCGCTTTTTCTCCAACCAAAAGAATCTCCGCATCACGTTCCGTACTTTCAGGATTTTCCTGTGGAACCGGCGGTGTCGGATGAATTCCAAATAATCTGACTGTCTGATTATTATATTCCAAATCCGCTACAATTGACGGAATATCATCATCAATCAAATAATTGACTTCGTAATTTTTAACCGGAAAATGACTGTAAAATAAGAGTCCGTAAGTGTTAGCTAAAGGAACTTCAATTTTGTATTCGTAATGTTTTGTAACCGTTTTTAAGGCATTTTGCCATTCTTCATCGGTTTCCAGAAAAAACAAGACCGATGGATTTTGTTCTTTAACCAAATCAATTAATTTCTGATAATTTCTGTTATGCTGGTAAACGTTACAAACGAGAATATCGAGAACTTTCTCACTAGGATTTGGTTGCGTTTTATCAATCATCGTCTTCCCAAAATCTGTGTAAGGAAGGATGATGTAAAACAAATAGCCGGCACAAATAATCTCAACAGCTAGAATAATCTGCTCATAAATATTTGGATTTTCGAAGGCGAAAAACCAAGCGAAAATGAGAATTAAAAGAATAACAAATTTCTGAAAACGTGGATAATCAAAAACGCGAAAAGCCCAGTAAGTGTTTCTGATAGCCGGAATCAGCACCGACAGAATCGCTAAAACGGAAATAATCCAATACAAACAGTGTGTGATATTTTCCATTTAGGCTAATTCTTAATATTTTTTCCAAGAATAATTAAACTTCTTTTTTCCCCGTCGAGTTCAGCAATATTTTTAAGATTCGCCCACAATTCAAAACCAAATTTTTCGAATAAAGTCAAACTTGGAAGATTATGAGCAAAGATAAATGCGAGAAGATTTTCGATTCCGAGATTTGGCGCTTTTTCGATACAAGATTCCAGAATCTGCTTTCCGTAGCCTTTTCCACGAGATTGCTCAGAAAGATATATACTGATTTCAGCTGTTTTCTGATAAGCCGGTCTTCCGTAAAAATCCTGAAAACTAACCCAGCCAATGGTATTTTTTTGAGAGTCCTCGACCATCCAAAGCGGACGAAATTCTGAATTATGCTGATGAAACCAAGCGAGTTTGCTCTCGATAGAAACAGGCTCCAAATCAGCAGTGACCAGGCGTGATGCAACCGTAGAATTATAAATTTCCACAATCTTAGAAAGATCCTCTAACGTTGCATCACGAAAAGTCATACTTTTATTATAGTTGATGAATAATGATTGATAAATGATTTTATCATATTCTCAATCAATAATCATTTATCATTAATCATTTATTGAGTTAAATGCTTGTTCCAAATCGGCAATCAGATCCTCTGCATCTTCGATTCCAACGCTTAATCTCACCAAATCATCAGTGATTCCAAGAACCGCTCTTTTGTCTTCGGGGATTGAAGCGTGCGTCATCATTGCAGGAAGATTTGCTAATGATTCTACTCCACCCAAAGATTCTGCCAAAGTGAAAACTTTGATATTTTCTAAGAATTTAATCGCATCTTCTTTCTTCCCAGATTTGAATGTGAAAGAAACCATTCCACCAAATTCTGTCATTTGTCTTGTCGCCAGATCGTATTGCGGATGAGACGATAATCCCGGATAGAAAATTTTTTCTACCAAAGAATGATTCTCAAGATATTTAGCGATTTCGAAACCATTATCAGAATGTCTTTGCATTCTAAGCGCCAAAGTTTTGATCCCTCTCAAGACCAAATAAGAATCGTGAGGTCCTAAAATTCCGCCACTCGCAAACTGGATGAAATGTAATTTTTCTCCTAATTCCGCATCTTTCGCAATCAAAGCTCCGGCGATAACATCAGAATGTCCGCCCAAATATTTGGTTGCGGAATGCATCACAATATCTGCACCCAAATCCAATGGTTTCTGAATATAAGGTGTTGCAAATGTATTATCAACAGCTACCAAAATATCTTTA encodes:
- a CDS encoding GNAT family N-acetyltransferase; translated protein: MTFRDATLEDLSKIVEIYNSTVASRLVTADLEPVSIESKLAWFHQHNSEFRPLWMVEDSQKNTIGWVSFQDFYGRPAYQKTAEISIYLSEQSRGKGYGKQILESCIEKAPNLGIENLLAFIFAHNLPSLTLFEKFGFELWANLKNIAELDGEKRSLIILGKNIKN
- a CDS encoding endonuclease/exonuclease/phosphatase family protein codes for the protein MENITHCLYWIISVLAILSVLIPAIRNTYWAFRVFDYPRFQKFVILLILIFAWFFAFENPNIYEQIILAVEIICAGYLFYIILPYTDFGKTMIDKTQPNPSEKVLDILVCNVYQHNRNYQKLIDLVKEQNPSVLFFLETDEEWQNALKTVTKHYEYKIEVPLANTYGLLFYSHFPVKNYEVNYLIDDDIPSIVADLEYNNQTVRLFGIHPTPPVPQENPESTERDAEILLVGEKARNYGKPSIVFGDLNDVAWSRTTKLFLKSSGMLDPRRGRGMFNTFHVKYWFLRWPLDHFFVSPHFRLVDMKVMKSVDSDHFPIWISLVVRNEDKEDQFEISNDEQEEVFEKIEEGIEKGDAN
- a CDS encoding cystathionine gamma-synthase, with the translated sequence MKFNTKVIHGGQHHEPATGAVNVPVFLTSTFAQKSPGQLLSGYEYSRGANPTRQALEDSLASIENGARGLAFGSGLAAIDCVLKLLSPGDEVIAVDDLYGGSYRMFTRLFEKYQLKFTFIGFDNVEELENVITDKTKLIWLETPTNPLMKLVDIKMVSDAVKGKDILVAVDNTFATPYIQKPLDLGADIVMHSATKYLGGHSDVIAGALIAKDAELGEKLHFIQFASGGILGPHDSYLVLRGIKTLALRMQRHSDNGFEIAKYLENHSLVEKIFYPGLSSHPQYDLATRQMTEFGGMVSFTFKSGKKEDAIKFLENIKVFTLAESLGGVESLANLPAMMTHASIPEDKRAVLGITDDLVRLSVGIEDAEDLIADLEQAFNSIND